Proteins from one Mesoplodon densirostris isolate mMesDen1 chromosome 1, mMesDen1 primary haplotype, whole genome shotgun sequence genomic window:
- the REELD1 gene encoding reelin domain-containing protein 1, with protein MRVPAALSGWACAALCLASSSSAFSHGAVSVACVDMQPKHIPAQPRNPRTPHITILTGSSSNSPGDMASDGCDHDITHLVMLHKDEGASICQLRGPVPSNRKHHTSIIVPQKDRGFVLFPHILSVVQSYFVYWARIESSVMSQQTHSRSSSDSHVESGSPMPGPGQRPEGREGTAPVSLGLRLAPRVPVTLPQQRTDISAVAVPGAAEGDSLDPVPANVQVTEFPGAAETPFQASSHIAAIVSDGHQPSGDSNRTLEPSLDVRGLERFMAIRGFSSESFASSPSTHHRTQNDPSFDSLETCLPSDRDEQDKMKASNRRVMRPPLYTVHLSYPRLWSSGALTGHGARAANPTPVLHTSATSRPPTASGQPEASRPSASFLPQSKHKGPKVREGNGESGVGHPRKTNPRPELGQDAARAPLGIQLGTLQLGILLCLSAALGMAVAVGLRYLHTQSCHKQTEGSFSAPAGDAAARSDGGEIVQVRRTGEKSFVLVEAEYNGVTPSVGSKETVL; from the exons ATGAGGGTCCCCGCTGCCCTCTCAGGCTGGGCTTGTGCCGCTCTCTGCCTGGCATCCAGCTCCTCTGCCTTTTCCCATGGGGCTGTCTCGGTGGCCTGTGTGGACATGCAGCCCAAGCACATTCCAGCCCAGCCTCGGAACCCCAGGACCCCCCACATCACCATTCTCACTGGCAGTTCTTCCAACTCACCGGGTGACATGGCTTCGG ACGGGTGTGATCATGACATCACCCACCTCGTAATGTTGCATAAGGACGAAGGAGCCAGTATCTGCCAACTGCGTGGACCAGTTCCCAGCAACCGTAAGCATCACACAAGCATCATCGTTCCTCAGAAAGACCGTGGCTTTGTCCTTTTCCCTCACAT TTTATCAGTGGTCCAGTCATATTTTGTTTACTGGGCGAGGATTGAATCATCTGTCATGTCTCAACAGACACACAGTAGATCTAGTTCCGACAGCCACGTGGAGTCTGGCTCACctatgccaggccctgggcagagGCCAGAGGGCAGGGAAGGAACCGCCCCAG TGTCTCTGGGCCTCCGCTTGGCCCCCAGGGTCCCCGTCACTCTTCCTCAGCAGCGCACAGATATCTCTGCTGTGGCCGTCCCTGGAGCTGCAGAAGGGGACAGCTTAGATCCTGTTCCTGCCAATGTTCAGGTGACAGAATTTCCTGGGGCTGCAGAGACTCCATTCCAAGCATCTTCACACATAGCTGCCATAGTCAGCGATGGCCACCAGCCCAGTGGGGACAGCAACCGAACCCTGGAACCATCCCTGGACGTTCGTGGGCTGGAGAGGTTCATGGCCATCAGAGGATTCTCCTCAGAGAGCTTTGCTTCCAGCCCTAGCACCCACCACAG GACTCAGAATGATCCAAGCTTTGATTCATTGGAAACTTGCCTACCCTCGGATAGGGATGAACAG GACAAGATGAAGGCCTCAAATAGGAGGGTGATGAGGCCTCCTCTGTACACTGTCCATCTTTCCTATCCTCGCCTCTGGTCCTCTGGGGCACTCACTGGACATGGGGCCAGGGCGGCCAATCCAACCCCTGTCCTCCACACCTCTGCCACCTCCAGGCCACCCACTGCCAGTGGCCAGCCAGAGGCATCAAGACCCTCTGCCAGCTTCCTTCCTCAGTCAAAGCACAAGGGGCCCAAAGTGAGGGAGGGCAATGGAGAGAGTGGCGTGGGACACCCCAGGAAGACCAACCCAAGGCCTGAGCTTGGGCAAGACGCAGCCAGGGCCCCTTTGGGGATCCAGCTCGGGACTCTGCAGCTGGGAATCCTGCTTTGCCTTTCAGCTGCTTTGGGCATGGCCGTGGCTGTTGGCCTTCGCTACCTGCATACCCAGTCTTGCCACAAGCAGACAGAAGGATCCTTTAGTGCGCCTGCTGGGGACGCAGCTGCCAGGAGTGATGGAGGCGAGATCGTGCAGGTCAGGAGGACTGGGGAGAAGAGTTTTGTTCTGGTTGAAGCAGAATACAACGGGGTCACTCCCTCTGTGGGTAGCAAGGAAACAGTCCTCTGA